A window from Prochlorococcus marinus CUG1435 encodes these proteins:
- a CDS encoding bifunctional folylpolyglutamate synthase/ dihydrofolate synthase produces the protein MKNANLKTFELLSPKYERDNIKLGLSRIKKALQELGNPCKNIPAIQIIGTNGKGSIAAYLESILFEAKRNFGVTTSPHLLDVCERIRINKKNINKNDFEKIYRLIEKNFSTFELTPFEKIICCALNFFDHQKVELLILEAGLGGRLDATTAHKSRPIIAIGNIGLDHQEFLGDTIEKIAEEKLAVIEKNSIVISCKQNSQVENLITKKVKKVGAEIIWKDSITNSYELGLKGIFQKENASVAVGAIEALNNLGFNIKEKHISEGLKKTTWNGRLEIINYFNKEILVDCAHNYPAAKALSHERSNWKNEDKGIYWILGVQRQKDIYAILKTLLKKNDHLLLVPVPNQPSWQLNDLSQIKEIDFQKTIEFKTFELAIEYLFSLKKWPTNHPVLTGSIFLVAEFIKFANKQKC, from the coding sequence TTGAAAAATGCAAATTTAAAAACTTTTGAATTGTTATCTCCTAAATATGAAAGGGATAATATCAAGTTAGGTTTATCAAGAATTAAAAAAGCACTACAAGAACTTGGTAATCCTTGCAAGAATATCCCTGCCATACAGATTATTGGAACCAATGGGAAAGGATCAATCGCGGCATATTTAGAAAGTATACTTTTTGAAGCCAAAAGGAATTTCGGTGTAACTACATCTCCTCATCTTTTAGATGTATGCGAGAGGATTAGAATTAATAAAAAAAATATCAACAAAAATGATTTTGAAAAAATCTATAGATTAATAGAAAAAAATTTTTCAACATTTGAATTAACTCCTTTTGAAAAAATCATTTGCTGCGCACTAAATTTTTTTGACCATCAAAAAGTTGAATTACTTATTCTTGAAGCTGGCTTAGGGGGACGATTAGACGCGACAACAGCCCATAAATCTAGACCAATAATTGCTATTGGGAATATTGGCTTAGACCATCAAGAATTTCTTGGAGATACGATTGAAAAAATTGCCGAAGAAAAATTAGCAGTTATTGAAAAAAACTCAATTGTCATCTCATGCAAACAAAATAGTCAAGTTGAAAATTTAATAACCAAAAAAGTTAAAAAGGTTGGAGCAGAAATTATTTGGAAAGATTCAATTACAAACAGCTATGAGCTTGGATTAAAAGGAATTTTTCAAAAGGAAAATGCTTCTGTAGCTGTTGGAGCAATTGAAGCGCTGAATAATTTAGGATTTAATATTAAAGAAAAACACATATCTGAAGGTCTTAAAAAGACAACTTGGAACGGAAGGCTAGAAATAATAAATTATTTCAACAAAGAAATTCTTGTAGATTGTGCGCACAATTATCCTGCTGCAAAAGCACTCTCTCATGAGCGAAGCAATTGGAAGAATGAAGATAAAGGAATTTATTGGATTTTAGGTGTCCAAAGACAAAAAGATATTTACGCAATATTAAAAACACTTCTAAAGAAAAATGATCACTTATTACTTGTGCCAGTTCCAAACCAACCTAGTTGGCAATTAAATGATCTGTCTCAGATTAAAGAAATTGACTTCCAAAAAACAATTGAATTTAAAACATTTGAACTTGCCATTGAGTATTTATTTTCTTTAAAAAAATGGCCGACTAATCATCCTGTTCTAACAGGTTCTATTTTTTTAGTTGCCGAATTTATTAAATTTGCGAATAAACAGAAATGTTAA
- a CDS encoding FAD-binding oxidoreductase — protein sequence MTSNSLKFLDKFRGVKNLEIIENKSDVKRLSKDFYNYSPILTKKLDECIADLVVRPIDHKAVREVAEICWELSIPLTLRGSGTGNYGQAVPLFKGVVMQMSHFNKLEEFDPDTGFVKVQSGCVMGDLNKQLEKYGRELRLLPSTWKTATIGGFIAGGSGGIGSIRWGFLRDPGNLIGLEAVTMNEKPALLKFDAEESEPLNHAYGTNGIITSLLLATDIKRKWYSLVIDCIEFEKTIEILKTLTSAAIDLKLGAILEEEIVDQMPKWFKGKSRSHKILIQSTLGGIKTIDLICKKFKVKSALLGEEEKLVNGISEVVWNHTTLHMRSRDKNWTYLQMLLPLNNEIELINFLRKKWGKKVLWHLEAVSQQGSPRLAALPVFKWNGAEELKEIMEDCKKLGAFIFNPHVLTVEGGGLGVVDADQVKAKLRFDPKGLLNPGKLEGWEVKEQFKI from the coding sequence ATGACATCAAATAGTCTCAAATTTTTAGACAAATTTAGAGGAGTCAAAAACTTAGAGATCATTGAAAATAAATCCGATGTAAAAAGACTTTCAAAAGATTTTTATAACTACTCTCCAATCCTTACTAAAAAATTAGACGAATGTATTGCTGATTTGGTGGTGAGACCTATTGATCACAAAGCGGTAAGGGAAGTAGCAGAAATTTGTTGGGAATTATCTATCCCACTTACTTTAAGGGGATCAGGTACAGGTAATTATGGACAAGCTGTCCCATTATTTAAAGGAGTTGTAATGCAGATGAGTCACTTTAATAAGTTAGAAGAATTTGATCCAGATACAGGCTTTGTAAAAGTACAGTCTGGCTGTGTTATGGGAGATTTGAATAAACAATTAGAGAAATATGGTAGAGAATTGAGATTGCTTCCTAGTACTTGGAAAACTGCAACAATTGGAGGTTTTATTGCAGGTGGATCAGGAGGTATTGGTTCCATTAGATGGGGATTTTTAAGAGATCCAGGAAATCTTATTGGTTTAGAGGCAGTAACGATGAATGAAAAACCTGCATTATTAAAATTTGATGCTGAAGAATCCGAACCTCTTAATCATGCTTATGGGACTAATGGAATAATTACTTCTTTATTACTTGCTACTGATATCAAACGTAAGTGGTACTCATTAGTTATCGACTGTATTGAATTTGAAAAAACAATAGAAATATTAAAAACTCTTACTAGCGCAGCAATTGATCTGAAATTAGGAGCAATTCTTGAAGAAGAAATTGTAGATCAAATGCCAAAATGGTTTAAAGGTAAATCTAGAAGTCACAAGATATTAATACAATCTACTCTTGGAGGAATAAAAACCATAGATCTAATTTGTAAAAAATTTAAAGTTAAATCTGCCCTACTTGGGGAAGAAGAAAAGCTCGTGAATGGAATTTCTGAAGTTGTATGGAATCATACAACTCTTCATATGAGGTCTAGGGATAAAAATTGGACGTATTTACAGATGCTTTTGCCACTTAACAATGAAATAGAATTAATTAATTTTTTGAGAAAAAAATGGGGTAAAAAAGTTCTTTGGCATTTAGAGGCAGTTTCTCAACAAGGATCACCGCGATTAGCGGCTTTGCCTGTATTTAAGTGGAATGGGGCAGAAGAATTAAAAGAAATAATGGAAGATTGCAAGAAACTTGGTGCGTTTATTTTTAATCCTCATGTTTTAACAGTTGAAGGAGGAGGTCTCGGAGTGGTGGATGCAGATCAAGTAAAAGCGAAATTAAGATTTGATCCTAAAGGGCTATTAAATCCAGGAAAATTGGAAGGTTGGGAAGTAAAAGAACAATTTAAAATTTAA
- a CDS encoding amidohydrolase family protein produces the protein MSNSGTAEVLIPRSLCSIEDFDNLIIDLEDLCSVSISWEDGFVSGLKPLKNKVTKPKNILFPRFVETHSHFDKSFTWPEFPNLESNYEGALSVNLEEHKTRTTDKVLERVEKSLKLAIQNGYRAIRSHIDTYKGQSIEIWIELFKLQKKFSSELTLQYVALAPVEFWDTNDGEDLAKIFSSNGGILGGVIVPPFNKKNTSKFLAKMLLLASKYKLEIDLHIDESIIEPGAGIKVLLETIENLKINSIPITCSHLSSLIFLSNREILNLGEKMAEKNIKVIALPLTNFWLLNRSNKTTSLKRPVAPIKQLQKSHVDVSLGSDNVQDPWYPFGNFDPFYMLSCSMPMLQLNPWERMTLSSIFLAPSRLLNLKWDGLIKKGCPADFVILDAQRWADVFSSNLKRKVFINGDLYR, from the coding sequence TTGAGTAATTCCGGCACTGCTGAGGTTCTTATTCCCAGAAGCCTTTGTTCAATTGAGGATTTTGATAACCTCATTATTGATTTAGAGGATTTATGTTCAGTTTCCATCAGTTGGGAGGATGGATTTGTTTCTGGGTTAAAGCCTTTAAAAAATAAAGTTACAAAACCAAAAAATATTTTATTCCCAAGATTTGTTGAAACGCATTCGCATTTTGATAAATCTTTTACCTGGCCAGAATTTCCTAATCTGGAATCAAACTATGAAGGAGCATTATCAGTAAATCTTGAAGAACATAAAACTAGAACTACAGATAAGGTTCTTGAAAGAGTTGAGAAATCATTAAAACTTGCTATACAAAATGGATACCGAGCGATTAGAAGTCATATCGATACATATAAAGGTCAATCTATTGAAATTTGGATTGAACTTTTTAAATTACAAAAAAAATTTTCATCTGAGTTGACTCTACAATACGTTGCTCTAGCTCCAGTGGAATTCTGGGATACAAATGATGGAGAAGATTTGGCAAAAATATTTTCCTCTAATGGAGGTATTTTAGGAGGTGTTATTGTTCCTCCTTTCAATAAAAAAAATACAAGCAAATTTCTAGCAAAGATGCTTCTTCTTGCAAGTAAATATAAATTAGAAATTGATTTACATATTGATGAATCAATTATTGAACCTGGAGCGGGAATAAAAGTTTTATTAGAAACAATCGAAAATTTAAAAATTAATAGTATACCGATCACTTGTAGTCATTTGAGTAGTCTTATTTTTCTAAGTAATAGAGAGATTTTAAATTTAGGAGAAAAAATGGCCGAGAAAAATATTAAGGTTATTGCTTTACCCTTAACAAATTTTTGGCTCCTCAATCGAAGTAATAAAACTACTTCATTAAAAAGACCAGTTGCGCCAATAAAGCAATTACAAAAATCACATGTGGATGTATCTCTTGGTAGTGATAATGTTCAAGACCCTTGGTACCCATTTGGTAATTTTGACCCTTTTTATATGTTGTCTTGCTCGATGCCTATGCTTCAACTAAACCCCTGGGAGAGAATGACTCTATCTTCTATTTTTTTAGCTCCAAGCAGATTATTAAATTTAAAATGGGATGGTCTAATTAAAAAAGGTTGTCCTGCTGATTTTGTGATTTTAGATGCACAAAGATGGGCAGATGTTTTTTCGAGCAATTTGAAGAGAAAAGTATTTATAAACGGCGATTTATATCGCTAA
- the miaB gene encoding tRNA (N6-isopentenyl adenosine(37)-C2)-methylthiotransferase MiaB gives MLTKTKQDEKKFQKNLTTGSYWITTFGCQMNKADSERMAGTLERMGYIRADDELNADLVLYNTCTIRDNAEQKVYSFLGRQAKRKHKTPSLKLVVAGCLAQQEGESLLRRVPELDLVMGPQHVNNLENLLGKVDLGHQVAATEETFISEDITSARRESSICGWVNIIYGCNERCSYCVVPSVRGKEQSRYPNAIKSEIQKLADKNFKEITLLGQNIDAYGRDLPGTTKEGRKENTLTDLLYYIHDVKGIRRIRFATSHPRYFSKRLIQACYELDKVCEHFHIPFQSGNDEILKQMSRGYTIKKYKKIIENIRSLMPEASITADAIVAFPGETEQQYQDTLRLISDIGFDQVNTAAYSPRPNTPAAVWTNQIPEEVKKARLQEINRLVEKTARIRNQRYINSVESVLIEGLNPKNSSQIMGRTRTNRLTFVEVPNNMQFNFSMGEEIDVRINEARPFSLTGELC, from the coding sequence GTGCTAACAAAAACAAAACAAGACGAAAAAAAATTTCAAAAGAACTTAACTACTGGCAGTTATTGGATAACCACATTTGGATGTCAAATGAACAAAGCTGATTCTGAAAGAATGGCTGGAACTTTAGAGAGAATGGGATATATCAGGGCAGATGATGAATTAAATGCGGATTTAGTCTTATACAATACATGCACTATTAGAGATAATGCAGAACAAAAAGTTTATAGTTTTCTAGGAAGACAAGCAAAAAGAAAACACAAAACACCCAGCTTAAAACTCGTTGTAGCAGGTTGTCTCGCGCAGCAAGAGGGAGAGTCCTTACTCAGAAGAGTACCAGAACTTGATCTTGTAATGGGACCTCAACACGTTAATAACCTTGAGAACTTACTAGGGAAAGTTGATTTGGGCCATCAAGTTGCGGCCACTGAGGAAACCTTCATTTCTGAAGACATAACAAGTGCAAGAAGAGAAAGCTCTATTTGTGGTTGGGTTAACATCATATATGGCTGTAATGAACGATGTTCATATTGTGTAGTACCTTCTGTCAGAGGAAAAGAGCAATCAAGATATCCAAATGCGATAAAAAGTGAGATACAAAAATTAGCTGATAAAAATTTTAAAGAAATTACTCTTTTGGGGCAGAACATTGATGCGTATGGTAGAGATCTTCCAGGAACAACAAAAGAGGGGAGGAAAGAAAATACTCTTACTGATCTTTTGTACTACATTCATGATGTCAAAGGAATTCGTAGAATAAGATTTGCCACGAGTCATCCAAGATATTTTTCAAAAAGATTAATTCAAGCTTGTTATGAACTTGATAAGGTCTGCGAACATTTTCATATTCCCTTCCAAAGTGGAAATGATGAAATCTTAAAGCAGATGTCTAGAGGATATACCATTAAAAAGTACAAAAAGATAATTGAAAATATAAGATCTTTAATGCCAGAAGCATCAATAACAGCAGACGCGATAGTTGCTTTCCCAGGAGAAACCGAACAACAATATCAAGATACATTGAGGCTAATTTCAGATATTGGCTTTGATCAAGTAAATACAGCAGCATATTCTCCAAGACCAAATACGCCAGCAGCAGTTTGGACTAATCAAATTCCTGAAGAAGTAAAAAAGGCTAGATTACAGGAAATTAATCGTTTAGTCGAGAAAACTGCCAGGATTAGAAACCAACGATACATTAATAGTGTTGAAAGTGTTCTAATTGAGGGTTTAAATCCAAAAAATTCTTCACAAATTATGGGTAGGACTAGAACAAATAGACTAACTTTCGTAGAGGTTCCCAATAACATGCAATTTAATTTTTCAATGGGAGAGGAGATAGATGTCAGAATTAATGAGGCAAGACCTTTTTCTTTAACAGGTGAACTTTGCTAA
- a CDS encoding D-alanine--D-alanine ligase: protein MISENKKCIGLIFGGNSNEHEVSISSAKTVFQAFNSEINKQRFTVKAFYIDKCGDWIDSDISVKILFGEIENKTIKNQETFNPKKINFLDGIKFQNVDIWFPLLHGLNGEDGSIHGLLKFTKKPFVGCGILGSALGMDKILMKTIFSNLKIPQVNYLVFQNEDLSNNEVKKNLISEIIKKLNFPVFVKPSNSGSSLGISKVINESEIFDALEKACEIDSRIVVEEGLEVREIECGIIGSSKLITSEIGEVNYESDWYDYDSKYNSNNKITIPAEIDSKITNQIKEIAIQSCRALNIFGFARVDFFLEKSSNKILLNEINTIPGFTKNSMFPMLWKASGLNIEQLVAKLVDISLDL from the coding sequence ATGATTAGTGAAAATAAAAAATGTATTGGATTAATATTTGGTGGCAATTCAAATGAACATGAAGTATCAATATCCTCTGCAAAGACGGTTTTTCAAGCCTTCAATTCAGAAATAAATAAACAACGCTTCACTGTTAAAGCCTTTTATATAGATAAATGTGGAGATTGGATTGATAGTGATATCTCAGTTAAGATCCTGTTTGGTGAAATTGAAAACAAAACAATAAAAAATCAAGAGACTTTTAACCCAAAAAAAATTAACTTCCTTGATGGAATAAAATTTCAAAATGTTGATATTTGGTTTCCTCTTCTACATGGACTTAATGGTGAAGATGGATCAATTCATGGATTACTAAAATTTACAAAAAAACCTTTTGTCGGATGCGGCATTCTTGGCTCTGCTTTAGGAATGGATAAAATATTGATGAAAACAATTTTCTCAAATCTAAAAATTCCCCAAGTTAATTATCTGGTTTTTCAAAACGAAGACCTAAGTAATAATGAAGTTAAAAAAAATTTAATTAGTGAAATAATAAAAAAATTAAATTTTCCTGTTTTTGTTAAACCATCTAACTCTGGATCATCTCTTGGCATCTCCAAAGTCATAAATGAATCAGAAATATTTGATGCCTTAGAAAAGGCTTGTGAAATAGATTCAAGAATTGTAGTAGAGGAAGGTTTAGAGGTAAGAGAGATTGAATGTGGAATAATTGGAAGTTCAAAACTCATAACTTCTGAGATAGGCGAAGTAAATTACGAGAGTGATTGGTATGATTACGATTCAAAATATAATTCAAATAATAAAATAACTATCCCAGCCGAAATAGATTCTAAAATTACCAACCAAATTAAGGAAATTGCTATTCAAAGTTGTAGAGCTTTAAATATTTTTGGTTTTGCAAGGGTAGATTTCTTTTTAGAAAAATCTTCAAATAAAATTTTGTTAAATGAAATAAACACAATTCCTGGTTTTACAAAAAACAGTATGTTCCCAATGCTTTGGAAAGCTTCGGGTTTAAATATTGAACAACTTGTGGCTAAACTGGTAGACATATCTCTAGATTTATAA
- a CDS encoding FtsQ-type POTRA domain-containing protein: MRKNTVINNRRFLFLIFFLFSTSLISLKTLKNVKIQDIRISGSEIFSQNDLLENSSLELPTRLISIKTNFLEKELKQNLSLKNVSVSRQIFPFGLRVQVKTRTPIAFGERILNNEKIFGFIDKDGIFINIQNAEEIDLSKLKIKVFGWKEEFKKILSKILNDQENFEFEIVKITFSPNGFLTLEERDLKTIFLGFKPNLINYQLQIINNLKNEFGKNNFSEKIDNIDLTDPNKPKIKVFKP, from the coding sequence GTGAGAAAAAATACAGTAATCAATAATAGGCGCTTTTTATTTTTAATTTTCTTTTTATTTTCAACAAGCTTAATAAGCCTAAAAACCTTAAAAAATGTTAAAATTCAGGACATCAGAATTTCAGGAAGTGAAATATTCTCCCAGAATGATTTATTAGAGAATTCATCTTTAGAACTTCCAACAAGACTAATTTCTATAAAAACTAATTTTTTAGAAAAAGAGTTAAAACAGAATTTATCGCTAAAGAATGTTTCAGTCAGTAGGCAAATATTTCCTTTTGGTTTGAGGGTGCAAGTTAAAACAAGAACTCCAATAGCTTTTGGTGAGAGAATACTAAATAATGAAAAAATATTTGGTTTTATTGATAAAGATGGAATTTTCATAAATATACAAAACGCAGAAGAAATAGATTTGAGCAAGTTAAAAATAAAAGTTTTTGGTTGGAAAGAAGAATTTAAAAAAATATTATCTAAAATATTAAATGACCAGGAGAATTTTGAATTTGAGATAGTAAAAATAACTTTTTCACCAAATGGATTTCTAACTCTTGAGGAAAGAGATTTAAAAACAATATTCCTAGGATTCAAACCTAATTTAATCAACTATCAATTACAAATAATCAATAACCTAAAAAATGAATTTGGGAAAAATAATTTTTCTGAAAAAATAGATAATATTGATCTTACTGATCCAAACAAACCAAAAATAAAAGTGTTCAAACCCTAA
- the ftsZ gene encoding cell division protein FtsZ, with protein MSFGNNPNFDQSKDILPSQNAKIEVIGVGGGGSNAVNRMIDSDLVGVSFRVLNTDAQALLQSSAERRVQLGQNLTRGLGAGGNPSIGQKAAEESRDELQQSLEGSDLVFIAAGMGGGTGTGAAPVVAEVAKQSGALTIGIVTKPFSFEGKRRMRQAEEGIARLAENVDTLIVIPNDRLKEVSAGASIQEAFRNADDVLRMGVKGISEVITRPGEVNLDFADVRSVMTEAGTALLGMGIGSGRSRAIEAAQAAINSPLLEAGRIDGAKGCLINITGGIDLTLDDVNSVGEVISDVVDQDANIIVGQAVDETMEGEIQVTVIATGFDTNQPLKQQRIKNRLSNQSFYNVSDNKETGANIPEFLRLRQSKKDID; from the coding sequence ATGAGCTTCGGTAACAATCCAAACTTTGATCAATCAAAAGACATCCTTCCAAGTCAGAATGCCAAAATTGAAGTAATTGGCGTTGGTGGCGGTGGAAGTAATGCTGTAAACAGGATGATTGATAGCGACCTTGTTGGGGTTTCATTCAGAGTTCTCAATACTGATGCTCAAGCCTTACTACAATCCTCTGCAGAGCGAAGGGTACAGCTAGGTCAGAACTTAACAAGAGGTCTTGGAGCAGGTGGTAATCCAAGTATCGGTCAAAAGGCTGCAGAAGAATCTAGAGATGAGCTGCAACAATCACTAGAGGGATCTGACTTGGTATTCATTGCAGCAGGAATGGGTGGAGGTACTGGTACAGGAGCAGCTCCAGTTGTTGCTGAAGTGGCAAAGCAAAGCGGCGCATTAACTATTGGCATAGTAACTAAACCTTTTTCTTTCGAAGGTAAAAGAAGAATGCGACAAGCAGAAGAAGGAATCGCAAGATTGGCAGAGAATGTGGATACCCTTATTGTCATCCCAAATGACAGGTTAAAAGAAGTTTCTGCTGGTGCCTCTATTCAAGAAGCCTTTAGGAATGCTGATGATGTTCTAAGAATGGGAGTTAAAGGTATAAGTGAAGTAATTACCCGGCCAGGGGAGGTAAATCTTGACTTTGCTGATGTAAGATCTGTCATGACGGAAGCTGGTACAGCTCTACTTGGGATGGGTATTGGCTCTGGTCGATCTAGAGCCATAGAGGCTGCTCAAGCTGCAATTAATAGTCCCTTATTAGAAGCAGGAAGAATTGATGGAGCTAAAGGTTGCTTAATAAACATCACTGGAGGGATAGATTTAACACTTGACGATGTAAATTCTGTTGGAGAGGTTATTAGTGATGTCGTAGATCAAGATGCAAACATAATAGTAGGTCAAGCCGTTGACGAAACAATGGAAGGCGAGATACAGGTTACGGTCATTGCAACAGGTTTCGATACTAACCAACCATTGAAGCAACAAAGAATTAAAAACAGATTATCTAATCAATCTTTTTATAATGTTTCCGACAACAAAGAAACAGGAGCTAATATTCCAGAATTTTTGAGATTAAGGCAAAGTAAGAAAGATATAGATTAA
- the panB gene encoding 3-methyl-2-oxobutanoate hydroxymethyltransferase → MLPSELIKYKENSQRIIALTAWDSISGSIVEQANVDLVLVGDSLAMVCLGYKSTLPLSLENIIYHTNAVTRGFKKKIEEQPLVVCDMPFLTYQCGEDKAVEYAGKIIQSTCAKAVKVEGAEPEIQKVISRLIRMGIPVMGHIGLTPQSYLNLGLKKQGESLESRDKIKREASILEKLGCFSIVLEHIPELLAKEIQNNLKIPTIGIGAGIYCDGQVRVTADLLGLNDNQPPFCQPVIQGKMLFRDKLKEWVASERLN, encoded by the coding sequence ATGCTACCTTCAGAACTTATTAAGTATAAAGAAAATTCTCAAAGAATTATTGCATTAACTGCATGGGATTCCATATCAGGTTCAATTGTGGAACAAGCTAATGTTGATCTTGTTTTGGTAGGAGATTCCCTAGCAATGGTCTGTTTAGGATACAAATCTACATTGCCATTATCTCTGGAAAATATAATTTATCATACTAATGCTGTTACTAGAGGGTTTAAAAAGAAAATTGAAGAACAACCTCTAGTTGTTTGCGATATGCCTTTTTTGACTTACCAATGTGGAGAGGATAAAGCTGTAGAGTATGCAGGAAAAATTATTCAAAGCACTTGTGCAAAAGCTGTAAAAGTTGAAGGGGCTGAACCAGAAATCCAAAAGGTTATTTCTAGATTAATAAGAATGGGAATCCCCGTAATGGGTCATATAGGTCTTACACCACAAAGCTATTTAAATCTGGGATTAAAGAAACAGGGAGAAAGCTTAGAGAGCAGAGATAAAATAAAAAGAGAGGCCTCTATTCTTGAAAAATTAGGATGTTTTTCAATAGTTCTTGAACATATTCCTGAGTTGCTTGCCAAAGAGATACAAAATAACTTAAAAATTCCCACAATAGGGATTGGTGCAGGTATTTATTGCGATGGGCAAGTAAGAGTTACTGCAGATTTGTTAGGCCTTAATGACAATCAACCACCATTTTGCCAACCTGTTATTCAAGGAAAGATGTTGTTTAGGGATAAATTAAAAGAATGGGTAGCCTCTGAAAGACTTAATTAA
- the hemW gene encoding radical SAM family heme chaperone HemW, whose translation MSKLPRSAYVHIPFCHRRCFYCDFAVIPLGNKVETLQGYGSKTVKEYLNFLYKEILSIKHKSPLSTIYIGGGTPSILDPVQIKELIDLFKENYGIDYGAEITMEVDPASFNQDDLYGFINAGINRFSLGVQSFNNHVLQKSGRRHLKDDAEISCLWLKRVYDSGLIKSWSLDLIQNLPLSGFKEWQDDLKKTITFSPPHISIYDLNIENGTVFKKLDNLGQLKLPSDEEAFRNSESTNLILKKSGYSRYEISNYSLPGHQSRHNRVYWRGFGWWSFGQGSTSSPWGKQFTRPRVSKEYKEWVIRQCELYLDSSLLNNEFVYKELDEKIMLGLRLKEGIDIYRLFKEQNWETKKFENNFSKLLEEWEKFLESGLLVKEGNRFFLSDPKGMELSNQILISMFKWWDEVN comes from the coding sequence ATGAGTAAGTTGCCAAGAAGTGCTTATGTACACATTCCTTTTTGCCATCGAAGGTGTTTTTATTGTGACTTTGCAGTTATTCCGCTAGGAAACAAAGTCGAAACTTTACAAGGTTATGGAAGTAAAACTGTAAAAGAATATTTAAATTTTTTATACAAAGAAATATTGTCAATTAAGCATAAATCACCTCTTTCGACAATTTATATAGGTGGTGGTACGCCATCAATTTTAGATCCTGTACAAATCAAAGAGTTAATTGATCTCTTTAAAGAAAATTATGGAATTGACTATGGTGCTGAAATTACTATGGAGGTTGACCCAGCTAGTTTTAATCAAGATGATCTTTATGGATTCATCAATGCTGGGATAAATAGATTTAGTCTTGGAGTACAAAGTTTTAATAATCATGTACTGCAAAAGTCGGGAAGGCGGCATTTGAAAGATGATGCTGAAATATCTTGCTTATGGTTGAAAAGAGTATATGATTCTGGATTGATAAAAAGCTGGAGCTTAGATTTAATTCAAAACTTGCCACTTAGTGGTTTTAAAGAATGGCAAGATGACTTAAAAAAAACAATTACGTTTTCTCCACCGCACATATCTATTTACGATTTAAATATTGAAAATGGAACTGTTTTTAAAAAATTAGATAATTTAGGACAATTAAAACTTCCAAGTGATGAAGAAGCTTTTAGAAATAGTGAATCAACTAATTTAATATTAAAAAAATCAGGTTACTCAAGATATGAAATTTCAAACTATTCTCTACCGGGGCATCAATCGAGACATAATAGAGTTTATTGGCGTGGGTTTGGTTGGTGGAGTTTTGGGCAAGGTTCCACTAGTTCACCTTGGGGAAAACAATTTACTAGACCAAGAGTTAGTAAGGAATATAAAGAATGGGTAATTAGGCAATGCGAACTTTATTTAGATTCATCTCTTTTAAATAATGAATTTGTCTATAAAGAACTTGATGAGAAAATAATGTTAGGATTAAGACTTAAAGAGGGGATAGATATTTATAGATTATTTAAAGAACAAAACTGGGAAACCAAAAAATTTGAAAATAACTTTAGTAAATTGCTTGAAGAATGGGAAAAATTTCTTGAAAGTGGATTATTAGTAAAGGAGGGAAATAGATTTTTTTTAAGTGATCCAAAAGGAATGGAGCTAAGCAACCAAATTCTTATTTCTATGTTTAAGTGGTGGGATGAGGTTAATTAA